A window of Equus przewalskii isolate Varuska chromosome 6, EquPr2, whole genome shotgun sequence genomic DNA:
gggctggggggctgcgCGCCTGGGGGGCTGCGGCCTGCGGGCTGCGCGCCTGGGGGGCTGCGGCCTGCGGGCTGGGGGGCTGCGCGCCTAGGGGGCTGGGGGACTGCGGGCTGGGGGGTTGCGGGCTGCGGGCCTGCGGGGCGCCCCAGGCAAGTGGCTGACGCCCGGCGCTGTTCCCTGCAGTGGTGGTCGTCAAGGACAGGGAGACCCAGCGATCGCGGGGTTTTGGCTTTGTCACCTTTGAGAACATCGACGACGCCAAGGACGCCATGATGGCCATGAACGGGAAGGTGAGGTGGGGGCGCAGGGGGCCGGGTCCAGCGCGCGGGGCGCAGAGGCTGACCCGGCCGCTCTCCGGTCTCCAGTCCGTGGACGGGCGGCAGATCCGCGTGGACCAGGCGGGCAAGTCTTCGGACAGCCGCTCCCGGGGCTACCGCGGCGGCTCTGCCGGGGGCCGCGGCTTCTTCCGCGGGGGCCGAGGCCGGGGCCGCGGGTTCTCGAGAGGTGAGTGCGGGGCTCGGGGCCCGTGGCCCTCGGGACGCAGCGGGGCGGGGCTGGCGGGAGCTGGCCATTGCCCATCGTGTCCTTGTCTAGGCGGCGGGGACCGAGGCTACGGCGGGAGCCGCTTCGAGTCGAGGAGCGGGGGCTACGGGGGCTCCCGGGACTACTACGGCAGGTGAGGGTGCGGGCCGGCGGGGGGCCGGGGGGTGAGTCCCAGGTGCCCTCCAGCGCCACGTGTCCCCCACAGCCGGAGTCAGGGCGGCGGCTACGGTGACCGGAGCTCGGGCGGGTCCTACAGAGACAGCTACGACAGCTACGGTAAGTGGCGCCCCGAGGCCCGGCCGTCGGGCCAGGCGGCCTCTGCGAGGGACGCTCAGACCTCGTCGGTGCCCTCGCCCCTGCGGGCCGGGGCTGCCTCTCGGGTGTCGGTCCCAGCGGCTGTTTCTGCCCCACGACGAGAGGCAGGACGCGGCGGCCCGAGCAGCACAGGGCGCTCACCCTCGAGCAGGCGGCCGCTGGGCGCGGGGGGAGGTGGCTCCCGAGGCGGCGGCCCGACCCTCCAGGCCCCGGGCGGGGAGCGCTGCCCGCCGCGCGCTCGGCGCGTTGACACTGTGCCTGCTTCTGTCCTCAGCTACACACAGCGAGTAAGGCCTGCTGCTCGAGATCGTGCCGCTCGCTGTGTCCCTAACGATTGTGGGAGCTTCGCTGAGCCGTTGACGTGTAGTGACCACACTCCCCGACCCCACTTTTGTAGTTCTCCGTCCCATCTTGTCAGACGCAGCCTGACCGCTCCTGACCCCCGGACGGCTTCGTCACTAGACTTTTCTCTTTAAGGAAGTGCTGTCCGTTTTTGAGGTTTTTAAGAACGTTTTGAAAAGCACTTCagggtttgcttttttcttctcccgTGAGCCAGGAGCTTCTGGAAGATGGCTGGGGGTCGTGTGGGTTTTTTGGTTGTGTTGCcttcttggtttctcttttcaGTGGGGTCGGCCCGTGAACAGGGAGCCCCGCTTTGCTTCCCCTTGAGATCGAACGGACTCGGAATCCGCTCTGGTCGGGAGCTGAGGAGCGGAGGCTTTTCCACCTCCGTGTCCGTGTCCGTGTCCAGGGGAGCGCGGTAGGACCGGCCCGGGGCGCCCCGAGCGCCCGGCTGCCCAGGCCCGGCCCGCACCCCCGCGGCCGGCGGCCGTCCCTGGCGAGGCCCTGGGCATGTTTATTTATATCGTCCTTTTTTACCGGAAGACGTGTGCGCATCCGTCGCTGTTGTATTGAAGTGGTTGAGGAATCCTTGTACGCAGTTTCTTTGGCTTCACGAAGCCGATTAAAAGACCGTCTGAAACGAACCGCGCTCTGACCCCTTCCCTCATCGCACCGCGGGCCGCGGGCCGCGCAGCCCGCCCGAGCAGGGAGctaggcaggcaggcagggagaagCGGCGCTGGCCGGGCGCTCCGACAGCCGACGGCCACCGTCCGGTCGGGTGAGCAGGTGGGTGACGGGAGCGGCCGGCTCGGACCGCAGGGCAGCCCGGGAGGCCTCTGGCGGCGGCAGCCGGAGGGCCGACGGGGCGGGCCGCGAGCTCAGAGGCGGCAGACGCAGGGCACTGACGCCGACCCCACCGCCTCAGTGTAGCGGCAGGCCGGAGGGCAGGTGGCGCGGCGTCCCGGGGCGGCCGCAGACTGACCGGCTGGCGGGCTGGTCTGCTGTCGCTCCCCACGTCCTGAGCGCTCTCCGCTAGCCTAAGAAGCTGCCCTCGGAGGACGGAAGTGCTGTGCGCCCAGCAGACCTCCGAGACGCAAGCGGCTCCCTGGGCTAGCTCGTATGCGGAGATAGCCTGGACCTCGAGGTAACGCCCTCCGCGCCCGCCCGCGTCCCCTCTGGGCCGGGAGCTCGAGTGGCAGTGCGGTCACGTGCCGGGGATGCTCCCTGACTGGTTTTTGCTTTTCCGTTTTtcgttttctcttttctgtaaatCAAGTTAGCACTAATGTCCGATCCTGGCCGTCTGCCTTTCCCGCCTGCGGCCAGGCCAGCGGCCGGGCAGTCGCGCCTGCAAGTGGGTTCAGCCCGTAAGCAGGATTGGAGCCCGCCGAACGCCCTgccttttgggtttttgttgcTCGGCCGACGGGCTTCTGAGGGCTGCCCGAGTCACCCCCTCGCTCTAGGTCCCTGGTCTCTGCTGCCGCCTGCGTTTTTGCCCCCAGCCCACGCGACGGGCAGGGCCCGGCTCCCCTGCGAGCGCAGGCCGCCGTGGGCACGCCCGTGACGGGCTGCTGCCGGGATGGCCTGAGGACCAGCTTGAGACCCTCCTAGGAGCTGCGCAGGGTTTCGGGGGAGGCGGGACGGGGAGCGGCGAGCGCGGCCGGGACGGCGGGGGTGATGCCCCTTTGCTTTGGCAGGTTGAAGGGAGGCCAGTGCGGTTCAGAACGGTGGCCCCCACCGAGAGCGGCGGTGATCTGGGGTCACTGTCCCAAGAGGGACTTCACCTGGGGGCAAGAGTCGGAGGCGCAGCCACCTGTCCTGGAAGCCTGCCACCTGTAAGTGCCGTTCCTGGGGGCGACACGCGGCCCTCCTGGTGGGCTCTCTCCCGCCGCTGCAGCCGGCGCTCACCCCTCGTCtttccagcaggtgcttcctggcgAGGCTGGGGCTCGGGGCTTGAGTCGCCCCAGGAGAACGGTGTGTGCCGGCCTgcacgggggccagcccctgtccacaGCGGCGACGGGACGTGGGAGTCGGACTGCAATAAAGGGCTGGTGTGTCCACCCGGAATCTGAGTCTGCTGTGGGTGCGGCGGGGAGGTGGCGGCGTCCAGGAGAGAAGGCGTTGTCGGCCTTTGCTCAGGGTGTGAGCTGGACCCAAACCAGAAAGACCCGCTGGTCACGTCCTCGCCCCCTCGGGCAGGTCTCCTGCGGTGTGAGGGGCACTCGTCCCTGCCGGGCCCTGGCCGTCTCGGCGGAGTGACCGGGCAGCCTCATCGGTGTTGCGGGGCCGAGCCTGCTTCCCGGGCGGGCTGGTGGCCTCCTCGCTGGTCTTGGGGTGCAGCTGTCTTGGGGCCGAGCGGGTCCCCTCAACTCCCCCGGGGTGGGGGCGGCGCAGCGGGCGCAGGGCCCTGTCGGTGTGGTCAGCGCGGTCAGGACGGCGAGGGCCCCGCGTCTGCCGGCGGTCCGGTCTGCTGGTCCTGGCTCTTGCGGGCGCCGATGCCGTGGCCTCGTGGACGGCGCGGGCCACGGCACGGCCGCCCTGCTGGCCCACCGGCCCCCGGGCTGCACGGGCTGCGGGAGGGCCCACCGGCCGAGAACAGCGAGTCGGGGCCCGGACCGGAGGGAGCCCAGGCTCGGCCCCAGCCGTCCTGCGTGGCGTGGCCTCGTCCGTGCGGGTCCTTGGGCGGCGACCCTGTGGCGCGCCCAGCTGCCGTGACCCGGTCTGGCCCAGGGCAACTGAGGCCTGGCGCGGCGGGCccgcggggccggggcgcggggaGACGCCCCGGGAGCGGCCGGGGGCGGGCGTTTCCGGAGtcgggccccgcccccgcgggCCATTGGCTGGCGCCGGTGAGTGACAGCGCGGCGAGGGCGGGGCAGCCTCCGCTTCCGGCGGGCCATGGGGCCGCGCgtgctgccgccgccgctgctgctgctgttgctgccgGCGATTCTGCTGCCGGCGTTGCTGTGCGGGGCCCAGGGGACCACGCCCAGGTCGTCGCACCCCGCGTACGCCACGCTCTTGCCGTCGCCCGCCGTGACGAACGGGAGCCAGCCGGGCGCGCCGCACAACGGCACGCACCCGCGCTCGCCGGCCGCGCCGGGCTCGCCGCTGCTGCGCTCCTTCTACGTGCTCACGGGCCTCAGCGGCCTGGTCGCGCTCTACTTCCTCATCCGGGCGTTCAGGTGCGTCCGGCGCCCGCCGCCGCCACCCTGGCGCGGCCAATCAACGCGCGCCTCGCGCCTCACGTGCTGGGGCGCGAGAGCCCCGCCCCCGGAGCGGGCGTCGCTGTCACGTGAGCGGGGTGGGCGGGACCATGCGGTCACGTGATGCTCCGGGCCTATACATAAGGTAGGAGGCGCGGCGGCCGGGTTTGCAGGCGCCGTCGACCAGAGGGCAGGAGGTTGGGTTGCGTCGGGACCCCGTGGCCCCTCGCTttgtctctctgctctgccactgCCTCTCTGCGGCGATGGTGAGCGCGGGGCACGCGGCCCGGGGCGGGAGCGGAGCCCGGCCGGAGCGCGCCCCAGCGTTGGCCGAGGTCGGGCTCTGGGTTCTGCCCTCCTGCCCCGAGGTTGGGGACTCTCTTTCCGTGGACTACATGCTCTGCCCGCTCAGGCCCCGTGGCGCCCTCCGCAGGCCCCTGACCTCGGCGCTTGGCCTCCTCTCCGAGGCTGACACCCAGAAGTGTGACATCTTTGTCACACAGCTGACCACGTGTAGACGCTCTAAAGGGGTCTTTTTGTCCCCGTTGGCGCTCCTGGGGGTGCCCAGTGCATTTCTGTCTCCGAGGATGCTGCTGCGCCCGCCGCCGAAGGATCCCCTCCTttcccgggggtggggggcagggcggggcaggACGAGCTTCTGGGCGACAGCTCTCCGCTCGATGTCCGGCAAGTCCTCCTCGCGTCTCTTAGACTCACTCAGCCCTGGCCCGGAGGCCTCGGCCCGGCGCGTCTGTCTCTAGTTATTGACGGGAGAGCAACCAACGGAGCTGTGGGGTGGAGCAGGGGAGGCCGAGTGCCGGCACtccctggggaagggggaagcaggagcGGGTGTCAGCGGCCCCCTAGGCCGGACACGGCCGTCAGCGCCCAGGCCTGCTTCCAGGTTGAAGAAGCCGCAGCGGCGGAGGTATGGCCTGCTGGCCAACACCGAGGAGTCCGCGGAGATGGCCTCGCTGGACAGCGACGAGGAGACGGTGTTTGAAAGCAGGAATCTGACATGGTAGCACGGCCTTGCCCCGACCTCCGGGGTCTGGGGGGTtgggctgaggggctggggctgggctggagagagggaagacCCCCCACCCCGTGAGATCATCGAGGTCATCACAGTACAAGTGTGGCTCGGTCTGAAGCACTGGCTTTGCAGTGGCAagttgtgtgtccttgggcatGGTGTTCCctgtcagcctcagtttcccgttTCTTTAAGATGGGCGAGGGTCGCAGCGCCTGAGTCGGTGGATGCTTACCTTGGGTCTGACCTTGAAGGGCGAGATCAACGTTAGAGGTGGAGGAAGAGTCTGGCTGCTGCCAAGGGGGTGGGTCAGGCACAGCTGTCCGTGGCCCCAGCCCCGGGAAGTGCACCTGCGGCAGAGGGCCACCCGACACCCAGCCGGCGaagggggagcagggagcagtAGCCTGTCCAGTGTGTTGGGGGCGCAGGCAGGAGGCCAcgggaccggcaggtggttctgacaccACCTGTGGGGGTGTTGGTGCGATCTGGCAGCCCCTTTGTCCgagtgggctggggtgggcctggggTCGGGGCTGTGGAGggtgagtgcctggcacacgggtTGGGAGGGGAGCGGGCCCTCATTCCCCAGCTCACCCCTGCCCCTCACCTTCCAGATGCTTGGGTCACACAGGTGGCGTTTCCAGCGGCCCTGGGGGAAGGACAAGACGCGGGGTCACCCCCAGTGCCTGGCGCAGTCGCTGATTCTTTTGTTGG
This region includes:
- the CIRBP gene encoding cold-inducible RNA-binding protein isoform X1; translated protein: MASDEGKLFVGGLSFDTNEQSLEQVFSKYGQISEVVVVKDRETQRSRGFGFVTFENIDDAKDAMMAMNGKSVDGRQIRVDQAGKSSDSRSRGYRGGSAGGRGFFRGGRGRGRGFSRGGGDRGYGGSRFESRSGGYGGSRDYYGSRSQGGGYGDRSSGGSYRDSYDSYGKWRPEARPSGQAASARDAQTSSVPSPLRAGAASRVSVPAAVSAPRREAGRGGPSSTGRSPSSRRPLGAGGGGSRGGGPTLQAPGGERCPPRARRVDTVPASVLSYTQRVRPAARDRAARCVPNDCGSFAEPLTCSDHTPRPHFCSSPSHLVRRSLTAPDPRTASSLDFSL
- the CIRBP gene encoding cold-inducible RNA-binding protein isoform X3, with the protein product MASDEGKLFVGGLSFDTNEQSLEQVFSKYGQISEVVVVKDRETQRSRGFGFVTFENIDDAKDAMMAMNGKSVDGRQIRVDQAGKSSDSRSRGYRGGSAGGRGFFRGGRGRGRGFSRGGGDRGYGGSRFESRSGGYGGSRDYYGSRSQGGGYGDRSSGGSYRDSYDSYG
- the FAM174C gene encoding protein FAM174C isoform X1, with protein sequence MGPRVLPPPLLLLLLPAILLPALLCGAQGTTPRSSHPAYATLLPSPAVTNGSQPGAPHNGTHPRSPAAPGSPLLRSFYVLTGLSGLVALYFLIRAFRLKKPQRRRYGLLANTEESAEMASLDSDEETVFESRNLTWWRFQRPWGKDKTRGHPQCLAQSLILLLAWLHRDSSCGTCPASLKTLQPPPAQDHPRWPVEAREALAAPPRTQAAWPDCGLCCLLFAVGTWLA
- the CIRBP gene encoding cold-inducible RNA-binding protein isoform X2, which codes for MASDEGKLFVGGLSFDTNEQSLEQVFSKYGQISEVVVVKDRETQRSRGFGFVTFENIDDAKDAMMAMNGKSVDGRQIRVDQAGKSSDSRSRGYRGGSAGGRGFFRGGRGRGRGFSRGGGDRGYGGSRFESRSGGYGGSRDYYGSRSQGGGYGDRSSGGSYRDSYDSYATHSE
- the FAM174C gene encoding protein FAM174C isoform X2: MGPRVLPPPLLLLLLPAILLPALLCGAQGTTPRSSHPAYATLLPSPAVTNGSQPGAPHNGTHPRSPAAPGSPLLRSFYVLTGLSGLVALYFLIRAFRLKKPQRRRYGLLANTEESAEMASLDSDEETVFESRNLT